The Urbifossiella limnaea genome has a window encoding:
- a CDS encoding CBS domain-containing protein yields MSPLPNPDRSRSAPPPPPLSLYPVELARNLRVESVSRLDPTPPFAVDDMAPVSAAVESMRREKVGCVLVTRAGKLVGLFTDRDLLTRVLATGLPLSAPMAECLTPNPVCVHPKDPVQTALRKMEKGGYRHLPVIDDAHRPVGILSVRRVMHYLVEHFPALVYNHPPDPHRYPDAPEGA; encoded by the coding sequence ATGAGCCCGCTTCCGAACCCGGACCGGTCGCGTTCCGCCCCGCCTCCGCCACCGCTCAGCCTCTACCCGGTCGAACTCGCACGGAACCTCCGTGTCGAGAGCGTGTCGCGCCTCGACCCAACGCCGCCGTTCGCCGTCGACGACATGGCCCCGGTGTCGGCCGCGGTCGAGTCGATGCGCCGCGAGAAGGTCGGCTGCGTGCTCGTGACGCGCGCCGGGAAACTGGTCGGCCTGTTCACCGACCGCGACCTGCTGACGCGGGTGCTGGCGACCGGCCTGCCGCTGTCGGCGCCGATGGCCGAGTGCCTGACGCCGAACCCGGTGTGCGTTCACCCGAAGGACCCGGTGCAAACGGCGCTGCGGAAGATGGAGAAGGGCGGCTACCGCCACCTGCCGGTCATTGACGACGCCCACCGGCCGGTCGGCATCCTGTCGGTGCGGCGGGTGATGCACTACCTGGTCGAGCACTTCCCGGCGCTGGTGTACAACCACCCGCCCGACCCGCACCGCTACCCGGACGCGCCGGAAGGGGCGTAA
- a CDS encoding PSD1 and planctomycete cytochrome C domain-containing protein, with amino-acid sequence MRFPLVVALAALAAPAARAADDPKAVEFFETKIRPVLVEHCVKCHSADAESKNKLRGGLKLDTRAHWEKGGDTGPAVVPGDPSKGTLLKSLRYDGDVQMPPSGKLAAAVAADFERWIKMGAPDPRTGTAGVAKALKGLSLDEGRAFWSIQPPKASAGERTVDSFIAAKLAEKKLTPVGSADRRTLIRRATFDLHGLPPTPEEVEAFVSDADPKAFEKLIDRLLASPRYGERWARHWLDVARYAEDQAHTFAVTPKRNAYLYRDWVVRAFNADMPFDRFVTLQLAGDLLPGNANESADELFTRLAGMGFLGLGAEYYKNTAREQAIAEELDDRVDVVSRAFLGLTVSCARCHDHKFDPIPTRDYYSLAGLFYGTNLSDAPLATQAELKTYNEAQGRVKQQEAAITGVLTAAGKAAATKAVARTADYLVAARDVQAGKAKVNTAAKANELEPYFLDRWVKFTDPANASKAPAITKDWFALKADAKADAVKAAAAAVQAKLAALEVPDPLPPKGKAKGADPLAKAMFLDANAPLFVTPENAEKLFVSADQKPKLASMRTELDARKKASPPAPLQAHILSGAGSGMKVYIRGNPATKGEDAPKGFLQVLAAAPAKDFSRLDLAKSIATPDNPLTARVFVNRVWAWHFGRGLVDTPSNFGVQGGRPSHPELLDWLAVGFVQNGWSTKWLHRQIMLSATYQRAAEPQAGNTTIDAANVFLWRGSRRRLDVEAWRDSLLAVSGNLDDKLGGPTFDLHDANARRRTLYAKVSRHELDGLLRLFDFPDANVTADRRTVTTVPQQQLFALNSEFMVNQARAFAARVEKLGPTDEARVDAAYRLAFNRPPASEEAALGLAFLRQPTTPDDRLTRWQQYAQALLASNEMMYVD; translated from the coding sequence ATGCGGTTCCCGCTCGTTGTCGCGCTCGCCGCTCTGGCCGCGCCCGCCGCCCGTGCCGCGGACGACCCCAAAGCCGTCGAGTTCTTCGAGACGAAAATTCGCCCCGTGCTCGTCGAGCACTGCGTGAAGTGCCACTCCGCCGACGCCGAGAGCAAGAACAAGCTCCGCGGCGGCCTCAAGCTCGACACCAGGGCCCACTGGGAGAAGGGCGGCGACACCGGCCCCGCGGTCGTCCCCGGCGACCCGAGTAAGGGCACGCTGCTGAAGTCGCTCCGCTACGACGGCGACGTGCAGATGCCGCCGAGCGGGAAGCTGGCGGCCGCGGTCGCCGCCGACTTCGAGCGCTGGATCAAGATGGGCGCCCCCGACCCGCGCACCGGCACCGCCGGCGTGGCGAAGGCGCTCAAGGGGCTGAGCCTCGACGAAGGCCGCGCCTTCTGGTCGATCCAGCCGCCGAAGGCCTCGGCCGGTGAGCGAACCGTCGACAGCTTCATCGCCGCGAAGCTCGCCGAGAAGAAGCTCACCCCCGTCGGCAGTGCCGACCGCCGCACGCTGATCCGCCGCGCCACGTTCGACCTGCACGGCCTGCCGCCGACGCCGGAGGAGGTCGAGGCGTTCGTGAGCGACGCCGACCCGAAGGCGTTCGAGAAGCTGATCGACCGCCTGCTCGCGTCGCCGCGGTACGGCGAGCGCTGGGCGCGGCACTGGCTCGACGTCGCCCGCTACGCCGAGGACCAGGCACACACCTTCGCCGTGACGCCGAAGCGGAACGCCTACCTGTACCGCGACTGGGTCGTCCGCGCGTTCAACGCCGACATGCCGTTCGACCGCTTCGTGACACTGCAACTCGCCGGCGACCTGTTGCCAGGGAACGCCAACGAGAGCGCCGACGAACTGTTCACGCGGCTTGCCGGCATGGGCTTCCTGGGGCTGGGCGCCGAGTACTACAAGAACACCGCCCGCGAGCAGGCCATCGCCGAGGAGCTCGACGACCGCGTGGACGTGGTCAGCCGGGCGTTCCTGGGGCTGACGGTCAGCTGTGCCCGCTGCCACGACCACAAGTTCGACCCCATCCCGACGCGCGACTATTACTCGCTGGCCGGCCTGTTCTACGGCACGAACCTGAGCGACGCGCCGCTCGCCACGCAGGCCGAACTCAAGACCTACAACGAGGCGCAGGGCCGGGTGAAGCAGCAAGAAGCCGCCATCACCGGCGTGCTGACCGCCGCCGGGAAGGCCGCCGCGACGAAGGCCGTGGCCCGCACCGCCGACTACCTCGTCGCCGCCCGCGACGTGCAGGCCGGCAAGGCGAAGGTGAACACCGCCGCGAAGGCGAACGAACTGGAGCCGTACTTCCTCGACCGGTGGGTGAAGTTCACCGACCCCGCGAACGCGAGCAAGGCGCCGGCGATCACGAAGGACTGGTTCGCGCTGAAGGCCGACGCCAAGGCCGACGCCGTGAAGGCCGCCGCGGCCGCGGTGCAGGCGAAGCTGGCGGCGTTGGAGGTGCCCGACCCGCTGCCGCCGAAGGGGAAGGCGAAAGGTGCCGACCCGCTGGCCAAGGCGATGTTCCTCGACGCGAACGCCCCCCTGTTCGTGACGCCCGAGAACGCCGAGAAGCTGTTCGTGTCCGCGGATCAGAAGCCGAAGCTCGCATCGATGCGGACCGAGCTAGACGCCCGCAAGAAGGCATCCCCCCCTGCCCCGCTCCAGGCACACATCCTGAGCGGCGCCGGCAGCGGCATGAAAGTGTACATCCGCGGCAACCCCGCGACGAAGGGCGAGGACGCACCGAAGGGCTTCTTGCAGGTGCTGGCCGCGGCGCCGGCGAAGGATTTTTCGCGGCTCGACCTGGCCAAGAGCATCGCCACGCCGGACAACCCGCTGACGGCGCGGGTGTTCGTCAACCGGGTGTGGGCGTGGCACTTCGGCCGGGGGCTGGTGGACACGCCGAGCAACTTCGGCGTCCAGGGCGGCCGCCCGAGCCACCCGGAGTTGCTCGACTGGCTCGCCGTCGGCTTCGTGCAGAACGGCTGGAGTACGAAGTGGCTCCACCGCCAGATCATGCTGAGCGCGACGTACCAGCGTGCCGCCGAGCCGCAGGCCGGGAACACGACGATCGACGCGGCGAACGTGTTCCTGTGGCGCGGCAGCCGCCGCCGGCTCGACGTGGAGGCGTGGCGCGACTCGCTGTTGGCCGTGAGCGGCAACCTCGACGACAAGCTCGGCGGTCCGACGTTCGACCTCCACGACGCGAACGCCAGGCGCCGCACGCTGTACGCCAAGGTGAGCCGCCACGAGCTCGACGGCCTCCTGCGGCTGTTCGACTTCCCCGATGCGAACGTGACCGCCGACCGCCGCACCGTGACGACCGTGCCGCAGCAACAGCTGTTCGCGCTGAACAGCGAGTTCATGGTGAACCAGGCCCGCGCTTTCGCTGCCCGCGTCGAGAAGCTGGGACCGACGGACGAGGCGCGGGTGGACGCGGCGTACCGGCTGGCGTTCAACCGCCCGCCGGCGTCCGAGGAGGCGGCGTTGGGGCTCGCGTTCCTTCGCCAGCCGACGACGCCCGACGACCGTCTGACACGCTGGCAGCAGTACGCCCAGGCGCTGCTGGCGAGCAACGAGATGATGTACGTAGACTGA